One Diabrotica virgifera virgifera chromosome 3, PGI_DIABVI_V3a genomic window carries:
- the LOC126881510 gene encoding uncharacterized protein LOC126881510 isoform X3: protein MNRCTKCNINFTKYYNMRAHAKRKHPDMLDILLPNNVQQSKSTVPCLECNKKFSNLGNLRLHVKRQHPDKLDEIAPVNKKTYVCSSCSESFHNLKKLVSHKQTHNNALTKLKCALCQYNNSGRENLILHYRSDHFINIENNYLEFDTFEDFESWKCKVEEETFSSFVKMYGSKKTSNCTTTNYSCHRSGIYKKKGMNIRKLKIQGSNKINGYCPARINVKLMDNEKYIVNFCQTHVGHSPEQDLGHLFLSKSDKQNVAAKIAAKIPFQIILDEIRDSVSNSRLERLHLLKKKDLYNIEKCFNLCSSSVRHENDAISVDAWVSEMKSSECVLFYKPQETICQENPELQYEDFFLIIMSDGQKDLLLRFGEDCICIDGTHGLNAYGFELHTILVLDDLREGYPTAFLISNRSDSIGMKIFFQCIKERVGKAIKPKVFMSDMADFYYKSWMQVMQPAEFRLYCTWHVDKAWRKNLEKVLNKEKKVQVYHMLRTLLQETDSTAFNQLLLNFLKYLKEDSDTLEFAMYFEQYYACKAEQWAYCFRLHCGLNTNMHIERMHRTIKHIYLHGKFVKRLDKAICAIMKFVKDKLFERLIVIHKGKVSTKINELRKRHVTSQSLDLNKVIKSDIGWLVPSNSRNEMYTIQKVKENCPCRLVCEDCEACLHCYTCTCLDSCIKWNMCKHIHLICKYTQMDLTKESTIPNINFLAGIGAYISYPVILYTYSYGVNDFICSHDRECVI, encoded by the exons ATGAATCGTTGTACGAAGTGTAACATAAACTTTACAAAATATTATAACATGAGGGCACATGCAAAAAGAAAACATCCAG ATATGCTAGATATACTACTGCCAAATAACGTTCAACAAAGTAAATCTACTGTTCCTTGCTTAGAATGTAATAAAAAGTTTTCAAATCTGGGCAATCTTAGACTTCATGTGAAAAGGCAGCATCCAG ATAAATTAGACGAAATAGCACCTGTTAACAAGAAAACTTATGTGTGTTCCAGCTGCTCTGAAAgttttcacaatttaaaaaaactaGTTTCTCATAAACAAACTCATAATAATGCCTTAACAAAATTAAAGTGCGCGTTGTGTCAATATAATAATTCTGGtcgagaaaatttaattttacattataGGAGTGACCATTTCATTAACATTGAAAATAATTATCTGGAATTTGATACTTTTGAAGATTTTGAATCATGGAAATGCAAGGTTGAAGAAGAAACATTCTCATCATTTGTAAAAATGTATGGTTCAAAGAAAACCAGTAACTGCACCACAACAAACTATAGTTGTCATAGGTCGG GTATATATAAAAAGAAAGGGATGAATATCAGGAAACTTAAAATTCAAGgctcaaataaaattaatggtTATTGTCCTGCAAGAATTAATGTTAAATTAATGgacaatgaaaaatatattgtCAACTTTTGTCAAACTCATGTGGGACACAGTCCAGAGCAAGATTTAGGCCATCTCTTTCTAAGTAAATCAGACAAACAAAATGTGGCAGCAAAGATAGCTGCCAAAATTCCATTTCAAATCATTTTGGATGAAATAAGAGATTCTGTGTCCAACTCTCGTTTGGAACGGCTGCATctcttaaaaaaaaaagatctCTATAATATTGAGAAGTGTTTCAATTTATGCAGTTCATCAGTACGCCATGAAAATGATGCAATAAGTGTAGATGCATGGGTTAGTGAGATGAAAAGTTCAGAATGTGTGCTTTTCTATAAACCACAAGAAACTATATGCCAAGAAAATCCAGAACTACAATATGAAGATTTTTTCTTGATTATAATGTCAGATGGACAGAAAGACCTATTACTACGATTTGGAGAGGATTGCATTTGTATTGATGGGACCCATGGTTTAAATGCCTATGGGTTTGAACTACATACCATCCTAGTACTGGATGATTTGCGAGAGGGCTACCCAACAgcatttttgatatcaaatcgcAGTGATTCCATTggtatgaaaattttttttcaatgcaTTAAGGAAAGAGTTGGCAAGGCTATTAAACCAAAAGTCTTTATGTCCGATATGgcagatttttattataaatcatggatgcaggttatgcagccagctGAATTTAG attgtattgCACCTGGCATGTTGACAAGGCATGGagaaaaaatttagaaaaagtgctcaataaggaaaaaaaa GTTCAGGTGTATCATATGCTCAGGACATTATTGCAAGAAACTGATTCCACTGCTTTTAAtcaattattattgaattttctGAAATATCTGAAGGAAGATTCAGATACCCTGGAATTTGCGATGTATTTCGAGCAGTATTATGCATGTAAAGCAGAGCAGTGGGCATATTGTTTTAGGTTGCATTGTGGCCTAAATACTAATATGCATATTGAAAGAATGCACCGAACGATAAAACACATTTATTTACATGGAAAATTCGTTAAGAGATTAGATAAGGCAATATGTGCTATTATGAAATTTGTTAAAGACAAATTATTTGAGAGACTTATTGTGATTCACAAAGGTAAAGTCTCTACAAAAATTAACGAATTAAGAAAAAGGCATGTTACTAGTCAGTCTCTTGATCTGAATAAAGTAATTAAATCTGATATTGGTTGGTTAGTGCCCTCTAATTCAAGGAATGAAATGTATACCATTCAGAAGGTAAAAGAAAATTGTCCATGTAGGTTAGTGTGTGAAGATTGCGAAGCTTGTCTACACTGCTATACTTGTACATGCTTGGATTCATGTATAAAATGGAACATGTGTAAACATATTCACTTAATTTGCAAGTATACTCAAATGGATTTGACTAAAGAAAGTACCATTCCAAACATAAATTTCTTAGCAG gtataGGTGCCTACATCAGTTATCCTGTCATTTTATAcacgtattcttatggagtaaatgacttcatatgcagtcatgaccgtGAATGTGTTATCTGA
- the LOC126881510 gene encoding uncharacterized protein LOC126881510 isoform X1, producing the protein MNRCTKCNINFTKYYNMRAHAKRKHPDMLDILLPNNVQQSKSTVPCLECNKKFSNLGNLRLHVKRQHPDKLDEIAPVNKKTYVCSSCSESFHNLKKLVSHKQTHNNALTKLKCALCQYNNSGRENLILHYRSDHFINIENNYLEFDTFEDFESWKCKVEEETFSSFVKMYGSKKTSNCTTTNYSCHRSGIYKKKGMNIRKLKIQGSNKINGYCPARINVKLMDNEKYIVNFCQTHVGHSPEQDLGHLFLSKSDKQNVAAKIAAKIPFQIILDEIRDSVSNSRLERLHLLKKKDLYNIEKCFNLCSSSVRHENDAISVDAWVSEMKSSECVLFYKPQETICQENPELQYEDFFLIIMSDGQKDLLLRFGEDCICIDGTHGLNAYGFELHTILVLDDLREGYPTAFLISNRSDSIGMKIFFQCIKERVGKAIKPKVFMSDMADFYYKSWMQVMQPAEFRLYCTWHVDKAWRKNLEKVLNKEKKVQVYHMLRTLLQETDSTAFNQLLLNFLKYLKEDSDTLEFAMYFEQYYACKAEQWAYCFRLHCGLNTNMHIERMHRTIKHIYLHGKFVKRLDKAICAIMKFVKDKLFERLIVIHKGKVSTKINELRKRHVTSQSLDLNKVIKSDIGWLVPSNSRNEMYTIQKVKENCPCRLVCEDCEACLHCYTCTCLDSCIKWNMCKHIHLICKYTQMDLTKESTIPNINFLAGDADNLVIECDDEKRALIGAVSKIRRNEESSLKEAKEKLSLKITGQINDLESFDELKAVQKIVVPIKPTIDAIRNQKDINLGFPSTRRISSNKKIFPQRNFFPTKKIKGKKRSKLPKPHHQKIEK; encoded by the exons ATGAATCGTTGTACGAAGTGTAACATAAACTTTACAAAATATTATAACATGAGGGCACATGCAAAAAGAAAACATCCAG ATATGCTAGATATACTACTGCCAAATAACGTTCAACAAAGTAAATCTACTGTTCCTTGCTTAGAATGTAATAAAAAGTTTTCAAATCTGGGCAATCTTAGACTTCATGTGAAAAGGCAGCATCCAG ATAAATTAGACGAAATAGCACCTGTTAACAAGAAAACTTATGTGTGTTCCAGCTGCTCTGAAAgttttcacaatttaaaaaaactaGTTTCTCATAAACAAACTCATAATAATGCCTTAACAAAATTAAAGTGCGCGTTGTGTCAATATAATAATTCTGGtcgagaaaatttaattttacattataGGAGTGACCATTTCATTAACATTGAAAATAATTATCTGGAATTTGATACTTTTGAAGATTTTGAATCATGGAAATGCAAGGTTGAAGAAGAAACATTCTCATCATTTGTAAAAATGTATGGTTCAAAGAAAACCAGTAACTGCACCACAACAAACTATAGTTGTCATAGGTCGG GTATATATAAAAAGAAAGGGATGAATATCAGGAAACTTAAAATTCAAGgctcaaataaaattaatggtTATTGTCCTGCAAGAATTAATGTTAAATTAATGgacaatgaaaaatatattgtCAACTTTTGTCAAACTCATGTGGGACACAGTCCAGAGCAAGATTTAGGCCATCTCTTTCTAAGTAAATCAGACAAACAAAATGTGGCAGCAAAGATAGCTGCCAAAATTCCATTTCAAATCATTTTGGATGAAATAAGAGATTCTGTGTCCAACTCTCGTTTGGAACGGCTGCATctcttaaaaaaaaaagatctCTATAATATTGAGAAGTGTTTCAATTTATGCAGTTCATCAGTACGCCATGAAAATGATGCAATAAGTGTAGATGCATGGGTTAGTGAGATGAAAAGTTCAGAATGTGTGCTTTTCTATAAACCACAAGAAACTATATGCCAAGAAAATCCAGAACTACAATATGAAGATTTTTTCTTGATTATAATGTCAGATGGACAGAAAGACCTATTACTACGATTTGGAGAGGATTGCATTTGTATTGATGGGACCCATGGTTTAAATGCCTATGGGTTTGAACTACATACCATCCTAGTACTGGATGATTTGCGAGAGGGCTACCCAACAgcatttttgatatcaaatcgcAGTGATTCCATTggtatgaaaattttttttcaatgcaTTAAGGAAAGAGTTGGCAAGGCTATTAAACCAAAAGTCTTTATGTCCGATATGgcagatttttattataaatcatggatgcaggttatgcagccagctGAATTTAG attgtattgCACCTGGCATGTTGACAAGGCATGGagaaaaaatttagaaaaagtgctcaataaggaaaaaaaa GTTCAGGTGTATCATATGCTCAGGACATTATTGCAAGAAACTGATTCCACTGCTTTTAAtcaattattattgaattttctGAAATATCTGAAGGAAGATTCAGATACCCTGGAATTTGCGATGTATTTCGAGCAGTATTATGCATGTAAAGCAGAGCAGTGGGCATATTGTTTTAGGTTGCATTGTGGCCTAAATACTAATATGCATATTGAAAGAATGCACCGAACGATAAAACACATTTATTTACATGGAAAATTCGTTAAGAGATTAGATAAGGCAATATGTGCTATTATGAAATTTGTTAAAGACAAATTATTTGAGAGACTTATTGTGATTCACAAAGGTAAAGTCTCTACAAAAATTAACGAATTAAGAAAAAGGCATGTTACTAGTCAGTCTCTTGATCTGAATAAAGTAATTAAATCTGATATTGGTTGGTTAGTGCCCTCTAATTCAAGGAATGAAATGTATACCATTCAGAAGGTAAAAGAAAATTGTCCATGTAGGTTAGTGTGTGAAGATTGCGAAGCTTGTCTACACTGCTATACTTGTACATGCTTGGATTCATGTATAAAATGGAACATGTGTAAACATATTCACTTAATTTGCAAGTATACTCAAATGGATTTGACTAAAGAAAGTACCATTCCAAACATAAATTTCTTAGCAG GTGATGCTGACAACCTGGTGATTGAATGCGATGACGAGAAAAGGGCTTTAATAGGTGCGGTTAGCAAAATAAGAAGAAATGAGGAAAGTTCTCTGAAAGAAGCTAAGGAAAAATTAAGTTTAAAGATAACAGGGCAAATAAATGATTTAGAGTCTTTCGACGAATTAAAGGCTGTACAAAAAATTGTAGTCCCGATAAAACCCACCATAGATGCTATAAGAAATCAAAAAGATATCAATTTGGGTTTTCCATCCACACGCAGAATATCctccaataaaaaaatattcccTCAGAGGAACTTTTTcccaacaaaaaaaataaagggaAAAAAAAGATCAAAACTTCCAAAGCCGCATCATCAGaagattgaaaaataa
- the LOC126881510 gene encoding uncharacterized protein LOC126881510 isoform X2, giving the protein MLDILLPNNVQQSKSTVPCLECNKKFSNLGNLRLHVKRQHPDKLDEIAPVNKKTYVCSSCSESFHNLKKLVSHKQTHNNALTKLKCALCQYNNSGRENLILHYRSDHFINIENNYLEFDTFEDFESWKCKVEEETFSSFVKMYGSKKTSNCTTTNYSCHRSGIYKKKGMNIRKLKIQGSNKINGYCPARINVKLMDNEKYIVNFCQTHVGHSPEQDLGHLFLSKSDKQNVAAKIAAKIPFQIILDEIRDSVSNSRLERLHLLKKKDLYNIEKCFNLCSSSVRHENDAISVDAWVSEMKSSECVLFYKPQETICQENPELQYEDFFLIIMSDGQKDLLLRFGEDCICIDGTHGLNAYGFELHTILVLDDLREGYPTAFLISNRSDSIGMKIFFQCIKERVGKAIKPKVFMSDMADFYYKSWMQVMQPAEFRLYCTWHVDKAWRKNLEKVLNKEKKVQVYHMLRTLLQETDSTAFNQLLLNFLKYLKEDSDTLEFAMYFEQYYACKAEQWAYCFRLHCGLNTNMHIERMHRTIKHIYLHGKFVKRLDKAICAIMKFVKDKLFERLIVIHKGKVSTKINELRKRHVTSQSLDLNKVIKSDIGWLVPSNSRNEMYTIQKVKENCPCRLVCEDCEACLHCYTCTCLDSCIKWNMCKHIHLICKYTQMDLTKESTIPNINFLAGDADNLVIECDDEKRALIGAVSKIRRNEESSLKEAKEKLSLKITGQINDLESFDELKAVQKIVVPIKPTIDAIRNQKDINLGFPSTRRISSNKKIFPQRNFFPTKKIKGKKRSKLPKPHHQKIEK; this is encoded by the exons ATGCTAGATATACTACTGCCAAATAACGTTCAACAAAGTAAATCTACTGTTCCTTGCTTAGAATGTAATAAAAAGTTTTCAAATCTGGGCAATCTTAGACTTCATGTGAAAAGGCAGCATCCAG ATAAATTAGACGAAATAGCACCTGTTAACAAGAAAACTTATGTGTGTTCCAGCTGCTCTGAAAgttttcacaatttaaaaaaactaGTTTCTCATAAACAAACTCATAATAATGCCTTAACAAAATTAAAGTGCGCGTTGTGTCAATATAATAATTCTGGtcgagaaaatttaattttacattataGGAGTGACCATTTCATTAACATTGAAAATAATTATCTGGAATTTGATACTTTTGAAGATTTTGAATCATGGAAATGCAAGGTTGAAGAAGAAACATTCTCATCATTTGTAAAAATGTATGGTTCAAAGAAAACCAGTAACTGCACCACAACAAACTATAGTTGTCATAGGTCGG GTATATATAAAAAGAAAGGGATGAATATCAGGAAACTTAAAATTCAAGgctcaaataaaattaatggtTATTGTCCTGCAAGAATTAATGTTAAATTAATGgacaatgaaaaatatattgtCAACTTTTGTCAAACTCATGTGGGACACAGTCCAGAGCAAGATTTAGGCCATCTCTTTCTAAGTAAATCAGACAAACAAAATGTGGCAGCAAAGATAGCTGCCAAAATTCCATTTCAAATCATTTTGGATGAAATAAGAGATTCTGTGTCCAACTCTCGTTTGGAACGGCTGCATctcttaaaaaaaaaagatctCTATAATATTGAGAAGTGTTTCAATTTATGCAGTTCATCAGTACGCCATGAAAATGATGCAATAAGTGTAGATGCATGGGTTAGTGAGATGAAAAGTTCAGAATGTGTGCTTTTCTATAAACCACAAGAAACTATATGCCAAGAAAATCCAGAACTACAATATGAAGATTTTTTCTTGATTATAATGTCAGATGGACAGAAAGACCTATTACTACGATTTGGAGAGGATTGCATTTGTATTGATGGGACCCATGGTTTAAATGCCTATGGGTTTGAACTACATACCATCCTAGTACTGGATGATTTGCGAGAGGGCTACCCAACAgcatttttgatatcaaatcgcAGTGATTCCATTggtatgaaaattttttttcaatgcaTTAAGGAAAGAGTTGGCAAGGCTATTAAACCAAAAGTCTTTATGTCCGATATGgcagatttttattataaatcatggatgcaggttatgcagccagctGAATTTAG attgtattgCACCTGGCATGTTGACAAGGCATGGagaaaaaatttagaaaaagtgctcaataaggaaaaaaaa GTTCAGGTGTATCATATGCTCAGGACATTATTGCAAGAAACTGATTCCACTGCTTTTAAtcaattattattgaattttctGAAATATCTGAAGGAAGATTCAGATACCCTGGAATTTGCGATGTATTTCGAGCAGTATTATGCATGTAAAGCAGAGCAGTGGGCATATTGTTTTAGGTTGCATTGTGGCCTAAATACTAATATGCATATTGAAAGAATGCACCGAACGATAAAACACATTTATTTACATGGAAAATTCGTTAAGAGATTAGATAAGGCAATATGTGCTATTATGAAATTTGTTAAAGACAAATTATTTGAGAGACTTATTGTGATTCACAAAGGTAAAGTCTCTACAAAAATTAACGAATTAAGAAAAAGGCATGTTACTAGTCAGTCTCTTGATCTGAATAAAGTAATTAAATCTGATATTGGTTGGTTAGTGCCCTCTAATTCAAGGAATGAAATGTATACCATTCAGAAGGTAAAAGAAAATTGTCCATGTAGGTTAGTGTGTGAAGATTGCGAAGCTTGTCTACACTGCTATACTTGTACATGCTTGGATTCATGTATAAAATGGAACATGTGTAAACATATTCACTTAATTTGCAAGTATACTCAAATGGATTTGACTAAAGAAAGTACCATTCCAAACATAAATTTCTTAGCAG GTGATGCTGACAACCTGGTGATTGAATGCGATGACGAGAAAAGGGCTTTAATAGGTGCGGTTAGCAAAATAAGAAGAAATGAGGAAAGTTCTCTGAAAGAAGCTAAGGAAAAATTAAGTTTAAAGATAACAGGGCAAATAAATGATTTAGAGTCTTTCGACGAATTAAAGGCTGTACAAAAAATTGTAGTCCCGATAAAACCCACCATAGATGCTATAAGAAATCAAAAAGATATCAATTTGGGTTTTCCATCCACACGCAGAATATCctccaataaaaaaatattcccTCAGAGGAACTTTTTcccaacaaaaaaaataaagggaAAAAAAAGATCAAAACTTCCAAAGCCGCATCATCAGaagattgaaaaataa